AGTAGCGATGCACCAGACAGCACATCACTTTCTGGTAGTTTTCATCTCTCTTTTGCTTCAAGTTTCTCCATTCCTTCAAAACAAAGTGATACGATACTAATAACGTATGTAAGAAAATACTTAAAtgaggtgaatttttaaaaaagtttacagatacaaatatatatttgtaatgcTTTATTAgatgatattttttaatattcaacaTGTTTCAAATAAATATGCCCTGCATATTTGTTTTACTCACTTACCTGTATGCTTATCTTAGTTTAAAATCCTTAGTTTATAGTAGGGATTAGCAAACTTACGACCCACAGGCCAAATATGGCCCACTTCTTATATCTGACGGCCTATGAGCGAAGAGTGGCTTTTATGGATGAACATGTGTAACTAACTTGATGATGGGGAAAACTAACTTTGAACCCCGATTAAACAAAATGGGTTATTCCAAAATAGAATTCCACTCTTTTCATTAATGGacctatattatatataaacaagTATTACtcaattattgttttatttttaatttcatcaataaaagttttatggaaatttgttttctctcttgttaTATTACTACCCACATAAAATCTGTAATTTTGTCATGGCccacaaaatctaaaatattaattatctgGTCTTTTACAGAAAAGGTTTGCCAACTTCTGGTTTATAGCAACATGGATTGAATTATTCATATATTAAACAactttcaaaaagaatgaaaaaaatatgagtTCACTCTGGGAGTCACTCTTTATTTATGCTGACAGGCTAGATATCTTGAATATTTTCCTTGTTCTAAAACTGTGAGATGagaattcatgaaaaaaaaatcacacctctcttgcattttcagtaaatatttattgaagccGTACTTTATGATAGGTTCTATGCCATGCATTAGGGATACAGGATTAGCCCCTGTTTTCTTAAGCGGTTTTGCTAATTCCTTTATGACTACAACAAATTAGTATAAAACAGCATAAATCTTAGCCCTTAGGACTCTGTATATTTATGCTTTAGGAAACATCTGAAATTACgaattattaaaattatcatgTTGCAGTTCAAACATCTAACTTCTTACCTTCAAGCTGTTCTGCCGTTTAACCTTGCCTTTTGATGTATGAGAGCAAATCCACTTACTCAGGCTACTAATCATATAGCAGATAGTCTTTGgcgaaggaatgatgttgaaagGTGGGGGTAATGTACATTTGTCATCAAAGTAGCTAAGCCACAATTTTGCTCGTGCAAACTTCCATTCTTTGTCTTCATGATTCTATAAGAGGCAAACGAAAAACTAACACAGGATATGATTAGGCATGCATACACACGTACATACATGGTGGGACTGGTATGCACTGCTTAAAACTGTTCAAATGTTTCCACACCTTGGAGGTGAAAATTTTGTTCCAGACTTGcaattaatatacattatttacattttaaaacgatttacatttaatttttaaaagatactaattcttaattcttttaaatctttGGTTGTCTTACCTACTATATACATTTGGTATGACCTGAagagaatataaacattttataagaaTGAATACTTACTGCTATCAACTGAAAACTTTTATGAAGCATTGCCACCAGCAGCTTGGTAAGTACTATCACAACCACAACGTTGTATGTCCCAACAATAACAGCTCCGACGAAGGACTGTAATTCTTCTCCGTAGCTAAATCTTGTGACAAAGATTGCCACATGTGCTAAGGAGAAAATATACCAGAACAAAGCAAAGCAAGTGCCGATGAACCTGTCAAgacaattatatttctatttgaaAGGCATTCTAAGACGCTATTTAGCAAAGATAAAGAATTTATTAATACAACATTACATAAAGAAtagatattttgtaaaataacTAAGGATGGACCCAGCATCACAGATActataaacaaggaaacaaactCAAAAGGAAGACAAACCATTTCTGTTTAATCTCTTACTACTGTTCTTTCACAACACAGCAGCCTATGATCCTATTAATACTTAAGAGGACCGTGCCACTTCTTTATTCAAAAACTTCAAATGGCTCTCGAGCTCCAATGCCCAAAGTCCATACAAGAGCCAACAAGGTCCTATGTGATCCTATTacctttcctttttccccttcctttttttctttgaagtatagttgattaacccCACCTtcttctcccctttggtaaccataggtttgttttctatgtctgtgaatctctaTCCTGTTCAGCATAtgcattcatttgtatcatgttttagatGCCACAAtacattatatagtatttgtctctgacttatttcactaaacatagtATTACCCAGGTCCAtgcacattgttgcaaatggcagaatttcatttttatggttgagtaacactccagtgtatgtgtgtgtgtgtgtgtgtgtgtgtgtgtgtgtgtgtgtacacaccccattttcttaatccattcatctattgatggtcCTTTACCATAGGGCTCATATACATTGGCCTATATCTACTTGTTTTAAACTGACAGTCatttaagttcaaacacattctaaa
The sequence above is a segment of the Bos mutus isolate GX-2022 chromosome 1, NWIPB_WYAK_1.1, whole genome shotgun sequence genome. Coding sequences within it:
- the TRPC1 gene encoding short transient receptor potential channel 1 isoform X9, producing the protein MYTTSSILGPLQMILMNTYVIFPQISMGQMLQDFGKFLGMFLLVLFSFTIGLTQLYDKGYTPKEQKDCVGIFCEQQSNDTFHSFIGTCFALFWYIFSLAHVAIFVTRFSYGEELQSFVGAVIVGTYNVVVVIVLTKLLVAMLHKSFQLIANHEDKEWKFARAKLWLSYFDDKCTLPPPFNIIPSPKTICYMISSLSKWICSHTSKGKVKRQNSLKEWRNLKQKRDENYQKVMCCLVHRYLTSMRQKMQSTDQATVENLNELRQDLSKFRNEIRDLLGFRTSKYAMFYPRN